One Deltaproteobacteria bacterium DNA window includes the following coding sequences:
- a CDS encoding alpha/beta fold hydrolase, with the protein MTRGMADSTGTYRTCAVDVQRTFTFPPRRRRARHRRTHRRAPMPDAIINGVRIHYNEAGEGEPLLLIMGYGMPGEAWLGSLPFLDGFRAIYYDNRGTGQSDKPAGPYSVVQMADDAAGLLDQLDIASAHVYGVSMGGMIAQELTLRHPEKVRSLVLGCTMCGGERSTMCEPQVIEELVAVVEGMGRMEPAAWVDRQLPLLFTAEWVEANPGIRDMLLMIAPMLPPTPPETAQHAMAGLWGWSSYDRLPQIEAPTLIVHGDRDVIIPVDNARVLAERIPGARLHIVEGAGHGYPAQDPVGVHQLVTDFLRAHGEERRRAASR; encoded by the coding sequence CGCGTCGCCGTCGTGCTAGGCACCGGCGCACTCACAGGAGGGCACCGATGCCGGACGCGATCATCAACGGGGTGAGGATTCATTACAATGAAGCGGGGGAGGGCGAGCCGCTGTTGCTCATCATGGGCTACGGCATGCCGGGCGAAGCGTGGCTCGGGTCGCTGCCGTTTCTGGACGGCTTCCGCGCCATCTACTACGACAACCGCGGCACCGGGCAGAGCGACAAGCCCGCCGGGCCGTACTCCGTCGTGCAGATGGCCGACGATGCCGCAGGGCTCCTCGATCAGCTCGACATCGCGTCCGCCCACGTGTACGGCGTGTCGATGGGCGGCATGATCGCGCAGGAGCTGACGCTCCGTCATCCGGAGAAGGTCCGCTCGCTCGTCCTCGGCTGCACCATGTGCGGCGGCGAGCGGTCGACGATGTGCGAGCCCCAGGTGATCGAGGAGCTCGTCGCCGTCGTCGAGGGCATGGGGAGGATGGAGCCGGCCGCGTGGGTCGACCGGCAACTCCCGCTGCTGTTCACGGCGGAGTGGGTGGAGGCCAACCCCGGCATTCGCGACATGCTGCTCATGATCGCGCCGATGCTGCCGCCGACACCGCCGGAGACGGCGCAGCATGCGATGGCGGGTCTCTGGGGCTGGAGCAGCTACGACCGCCTCCCGCAGATCGAGGCGCCGACGCTCATCGTCCACGGTGACCGCGACGTCATCATTCCGGTCGACAACGCCCGCGTGCTCGCGGAGCGGATCCCGGGCGCACGCCTGCACATCGTAGAGGGCGCCGGCCACGGGTACCCCGCGCAGGACCCGGTCGGCGTGCATCAGCTGGTGACCGACTTCCTTCGCGCGCACGGCGAGGAGCGGCGACGGGCGGCGTCGCGGTAG
- a CDS encoding PhzF family phenazine biosynthesis protein: MRRLRLLQVDVFTRVPLAGNPVAVLPGAEALEADEMQAIAREMNLSETTFVLPATRAGADYRLRIFTPRHELPFAGHPTIGTVAALIAAGRLPRPAAPARVRQESAAGIVEVTVTPTASGLCFSIAMPSPVWRPARVDRARCARMLGCQATALAPLPFEVVSAGVPWLVVALDGLRTARTLRPDLGLVAEVAAEEEATGVTVFCLEADDPACAVHVRSFAPGAGVPEDPVCGSGNGAVGAYGARHGLFGGGDFAYVAEQGVEVARPGHVSLRGRRDARGEWHLEVGGEAVVVLEGWLTLGA; this comes from the coding sequence ATGCGACGCCTTCGGCTTCTCCAGGTCGACGTCTTCACGCGGGTGCCGCTCGCCGGGAACCCCGTCGCCGTCCTGCCCGGCGCCGAGGCACTCGAAGCGGACGAGATGCAGGCGATCGCGCGTGAGATGAACCTCTCCGAGACGACCTTCGTCCTGCCGGCGACCCGGGCGGGCGCGGACTATCGCCTGCGCATCTTCACGCCGCGGCACGAGCTGCCGTTCGCCGGGCATCCGACGATCGGCACCGTCGCCGCGCTGATCGCGGCGGGCCGTCTCCCACGGCCGGCGGCGCCCGCCCGCGTGCGTCAGGAGAGCGCCGCCGGCATCGTCGAGGTCACGGTCACGCCGACCGCGAGCGGCCTCTGCTTCTCGATCGCGATGCCGTCGCCGGTGTGGCGGCCAGCGCGGGTCGACCGCGCGCGCTGCGCCCGCATGCTCGGCTGTCAGGCGACCGCCCTCGCGCCGCTGCCGTTCGAGGTGGTGTCGGCCGGTGTCCCCTGGCTCGTGGTGGCGCTGGACGGCCTTCGGACCGCGCGGACGCTCCGACCCGACCTCGGGCTCGTCGCCGAGGTGGCGGCGGAAGAGGAGGCGACGGGCGTCACGGTCTTCTGCCTCGAGGCGGATGATCCCGCGTGCGCGGTCCACGTGCGCAGCTTCGCACCGGGCGCCGGCGTACCCGAAGACCCGGTCTGCGGCTCGGGGAACGGCGCCGTCGGCGCCTACGGCGCCCGCCACGGCTTGTTCGGCGGCGGCGACTTCGCCTACGTCGCCGAGCAGGGCGTCGAGGTGGCGCGGCCGGGCCACGTCTCGTTACGCGGCCGGCGCGACGCGCGTGGCGAGTGGCACCTCGAGGTGGGAGGCGAGGCCGTCGTCGTGCTCGAGGGCTGGCTCACCCTCGGCGCCTGA